The Populus nigra chromosome 14, ddPopNigr1.1, whole genome shotgun sequence genome has a segment encoding these proteins:
- the LOC133673306 gene encoding magnesium transporter MRS2-F-like has product MATKLKKGMPVVKAWLVISESGQSSIEEIGKHSMMKRTGLPARDLRALDPVLSYPSSILGRERAIVVSLEHIRAIITSKEVLLINYNNPLVVQFVQDLQHRIVFGSNNVTSPHQRQWIILVKEMEDAAEVTWGSPTLNTLHSSAKSLSKRRAPTCNFVNMKSQEIEGEGANSTINVSVAAGSKALPFEFKALEACLESACRCLETETRTLEEEAYPALDELTSKISTLNLERVRQIKSRLVALSGRVQKVRDELENLLDDDNDMAEMYLTEKVVARAVDQISTIEEVYDGEREVDDESVDDCSETSTSVKPDIEELEMLLEAYFAQIDGILQKLSGMSEYVDDTEDFINIMLDDKQNQLLQMGVILSAANMILNSGIAVVGFFGMNIHVTLFDGKPIQFWETVIGTCGGCIALFLVLLGWGKREKILAL; this is encoded by the exons atggctacaaaattaaagaaaggaaTGCCAGTGGTAAAGGCATGGCTAGTTATATCAGAATCAGGTCAGTCTTCTATCGAGGAAATAGGAAAACACTCGATGATGAAGAGGACTGGATTGCCTGCACGAGATCTGAGAGCATTGGATCCGGTTCTATCGTATCCGTCGTCGATTTTGGGACGAGAGAGGGCTATTGTTGTGAGTTTGGAGCACATCAGGGCTATTATTACCTCGAAGGAAGTGCTTTTGATTAATTATAACAATCCTCTGGTGGTTCAGTTTGTTCAGGATCTTCAGCATCGTATTGTTTTTGGTAGCAATAATGTCACTTCTCCACACCAG AG GCAATGGATCATACTGGTAAAAGAAATGGAGGACGCAGCTGAGGTTACATGGGGTTCACCCACATTAAATACACTTCATTCTTCAGCAAAAAGCTTAAGCAAGAGGAGAGCTCCAACTTGTAATTTTGTAAATATGAAAAGTCAGGAAATAGAGGGTGAGGGtgcaaattcaacaataaatgtTTCAGTAGCTGCAGGTTCCAAGGCGCTTCCTTTTGAGTTCAAAGCACTTGAAGCTTGCCTTGAATCTGCTTGTAGGTGCCTTGAAACTGAG actCGGACATTGGAGGAAGAGGCATATCCTGCTTTGGATGAGCTGACTTCTAAAATTAGCACACTCAATCTTGAACGTGTTAGACAGATAAAAAGTCGTCTTGTTGCTTTATCCGGTCGCGTTCAAAAG GTGAGGGATGAACTTGAAAATCTGCTGGATGATGACAATGATATGGCAGAAATGTATTTGACAGAAAAAGTTGTTGCTCGTGCAGTGGATCAAATTTCTACCATAGAGGAAGTATATGACGGTGAACGTGAAGTAGATGATGAGAG TGTTGATGACTGCTCTGAAACCAGCACCAGCGTTAAGCCAGACATCGAAGAGTTAGAGATGCTTTTGGAAGCATATTTTGCACAAATAGATGGCATCTTACAGAAACTATCCGGT ATGAGTGAATATGTGGATGACACAGAGGACTTCATCAACATAATGTTAGACGACAAACAAAATCAGCTGCTGCAGATGGGAGTGATCCTCAGCGCTGCAAACATGATACTCAATTCAGGCATTGCGGTTGTAGGATTCTTTGGAATGAACATTCATGTTACACTGTTTGATGGGAAACCAATACAATTTTGGGAGACTGTGATCGGTACATGTGGAGGTTGCATTGCTTTATTTCTAGTTCTTTTAGGGTGgggtaagagagagaaaatattggCTCTGTAA
- the LOC133673512 gene encoding diacylglycerol kinase 2 has protein sequence MIGLGISLVRVLTSSNDDYSGSFIAWLITAALGFVTIVYGLIKWHKRASQKWVKAAAKAKKQVWKKLNVPRSSHLWIEDLAYGQKQPSTCCVCLTSLVLPYNGDNALLCSDFVHCCVVCGAAAHFHCSEFAVKDCKCIAQAGSCHVRHHWSERWFNMDEIPEMNAFCSYCDEPCGVPFIDASPTWHCLWCQRLIHVKCHAKLSKESGDVCDLGPLRRSILSPLCVKEVDGGNSLSLIKGEIIASNVRRQMRSKQQSRGKQGNIRSVNGKLQDATTANRSLDFVLNGLAGLRRCRSETNIHCLKKNGRIKGTLNGLMHNKGGTAICQQVKKYALVDLAQDARPLLVFINSKSGGQLGPYLRRTLNMLLNPVQVFELSGSQGPDIGLELFSKVRYFRVLVCGGDGTVSWVLDAIERHNFESPPPVAILPLGTGNDLSRVLQWGRGFSMFDGLGGLSTLLQDIDHAAVTMLDRWKVNIREENSEGYMEKEQSKFMMNYLGIGCDAKLAYEFHVTRQENPEKFSSQFVNKLRYAREGARDMMDRACADLPWQVWLEVDGKDIQIPKDCEGLIVLNIGSYMGGVDLWQNDYEHDDDFSLQSMQDKMLEVVSVRGAWHLGKLQVGLSQAMRLAQGKVIRIHASSSFPVQIDGEPFIHQPGCLEIKHDGQVFMLRRASEEPRGHAAAIMTEVLADAECKGIINASQKKLLLQQLALNLSS, from the exons ATGATTGGATTGGGAATTTCGCTTGTACGTGTGCTTACAAGCTCTAATGATGATTATAGTGGATCTTTTATTGCCTGGTTAATTACTGCTGCTTTAGGTTTTGTAACTATTGTTTATGGATTAATTAAATGGCATAAAAGAGCATCTCAGAAATGGGTTAAAGCTGCGGCTAAAGCGAAGAAGCAAGTTTGGAAAAAGTTAAATGTTCCACGGTCTAGTCATTTATGGATTGAAGATTTAGCTTATGGTCAAAAACAGCCGTCTACATGTTGTGTTTGTTTGACTTCATTGGTTTTACCTTATAATGGCGATAATGCCTTGTTGTGTAGTGATTTTGTGCACTGTTGTGTTGTTTGCGGTGCGGCAGCTCATTTTCATTGTTCAGAGTTTGCAGTAAAGGATTGTAAGTGTATTGCACAAGCAGGGTCTTGTCATGTGCGGCATCATTGGTCGGAGAGATGGTTTAATATGGATGAGATTCCTGAGATGAATGCCTTTTGTTCTTATTGTGATGAACCGTGTGGTGTTCCTTTTATTGATGCTTCTCCGACATGGCATTGTTTGTGGTGTCAGAGGCTCATTCATGTGAAATGTCATGCTAAATTGTCTAAGGAATCTGGTGATGTTTGTGATTTGGGTCCACTTAGGAGGTCTATTCTTTCACCGCTCTGTGTGAAGGAAGTTGATGGAGGAAACAGCTTAAGTTTGATCAAGGGGGAAATTATAGCCTCTAATGTTCGTAGGCAGATGAGAAGCAAGCAGCAAAGCAGAGGCAAACAAGGAAACATTCGCTCTGTTAATGGTAAGTTGCAGGATGCAACAACTGCCAATAGAAGCCTGGATTTTGTGTTGAATGGTCTTGCTGGATTGAGGAGATGCAGGAGTGAGACTAATATCCACTGCTTAAAGAAGAATGGCAGGATTAAGGGCACACTTAATGGGCTAATGCATAATAAAGGTGGAACTGCTATCTGTCAACAAGTTAAGAAATATGCTTTGGTTGATTTGGCTCAAGATGCAAGGCcccttttggtttttattaattcCAAGAGTGGAGGTCAACTTGGGCCTTATCTTCGAAGGACACTAAACATGCTGTTGAATCCTGTTCAG GTATTTGAACTAAGTGGTTCCCAGGGGCCTGATATTGGTTTGGAGTTATTTAGCAAGGTGCGGTATTTTAGAGTTTTGGTCTGTGGTGGAGATGGAACTGTTTCATGGGTCCTTGATGCTATTGAGAGGCACAACTTTGAGTCTCCACCACCCGTTGCTATTCTTCCCCTTGGTACAGGAAATGATTTGTCAAGGGTTTTGCAATGGGGAAGAGGCTTCTCAATGTTTGATGGACTAGGTGGCTTAAGCACACTTTTGCAAGATATTGACCATGCTGCAGTTACAATGCTAGATCGCTGGAAAGTAAATATCAGAGAAGAGAATTCAGAAGGGTATATGGAAAAAGAGCAATCCAAATTCATGATGAATTATTTAG GTATTGGATGTGATGCTAAGCTTGCATATGAATTCCATGTAACACGTCAGGAAAATCCTGAGAAGTTTAGTAGCCAG TTTGTCAATAAACTGCGATATGCCAGAGAAGGTGCCAGGGATATGATGGACAGAGCTTGTGCTGACTTACCATGGCAGGTTTGGCTTGAAGTTGATGGGAAAGACATACAGATTCCAAAG GATTGTGAGGGTTTAATTGTGCTGAACATTGGCAGCTATATGGGGGGTGTAGATCTTTGGCAAAATGACTATGAGCATGATGATGATTTCAGTCTTCAATCCATGCAAGATAAAATGCTTGAAGTTGTAAGTGTCCGTGGAGCATGGCACCTCGGAAAACTTCAG GTTGGACTTTCACAAGCTATGAGGCTAGCACAAGGGAAGGTAATCAGGATACATGCTTCAAGCTCTTTCCCAGTTCAGATAGATGGGGAACCATTCATCCATCAACCTGGTTGCTTAGAAATAAAACATGATGGACAG GTGTTCATGTTGAGGAGAGCCTCGGAGGAGCCCAGAGGCCATGCAGCTGCAATAATGACAGAGGTCTTGGCAGATGCTGAGTGCAAAGGAATTATCAATGCATCTCAGAAGAAATTACTTCTCCAGCAATTGGCCCTCAATCTCTCCTCCTAG
- the LOC133672323 gene encoding magnesium transporter MRS2-F-like, whose protein sequence is MASKLKKGMIGVKAWLVISESGQSFVEEVGKHSIMKRTGLPARDLRALDPVLSYPSSILGRERAIVVNLEHIRAIITATEVLMINSNNPLIVQFVEDLQHRIAFGNANATPPQQAMDHDGTGLGDAADTTSPTYNSGDMKSTEIAGESANSMMNDLVGAGPKVLPFEFKALEACLESACRCLESETQTLEEEAYPALDELTSNISTLNLERVRQIKSRLVAISGRVQKVRDELEHLLDDDNDMAEMYLTEKIYAYAADQTSSIEEVYDGEQEVDDDSVDDSKSGDDSEIYTSSKPNVEELEMLLEAYFAQIDGTLQKLSHMRDYVDDTEDFINIMLDDKQNQLLQMGVMLGAANMILNAGIVVVGLFGMNIHIELFDGKPIQFLEAVIGACGGCVALFIVALGWGKKKNILAL, encoded by the exons ATGGCTTCGAAATTAAAGAAAGGCATGATAGGGGTGAAGGCATGGCTGGTGATATCAGAATCGGGCCAATCGTTTGTAGAGGAAGTAGGGAAGCATTCGATAATGAAGAGGACTGGATTGCCTGCACGTGATTTGAGAGCATTGGACCCGGTGCTGTCATATCCGTCGTCGATTTTGGGAAGAGAAAGGGCTATTGTTGTGAACTTGGAGCATATTAGGGCTATTATTACAGCAACAGAAGTGCTTATGATTAATTCTAATAATCCTTTGATTGTTCAGTTTGTTGAGGATCTTCAACATCGGATTGCTTTTGGTAATGCCAATGCTACGCCTCCACAGCAG GCAATGGATCATGATGGCACTGGCTTGGGGGATGCAGCTGACACGACATCTCCAACTTATAATTCCGGAGATATGAAGAGTACGGAAATAGCGGGCGAGAGTGCAAATTCAATGATGAATGATCTAGTAGGTGCTGGTCCCAAGGTGCTTCCGTTTGAGTTCAAAGCACTTGAAGCTTGTCTTGAATCTGCTTGCAGGTGCCTTGAATCTGAG ACTCAGACATTGGAAGAAGAGGCATATCCTGCTTTGGATGAACTGACTTCTAATATCAGCACACTCAATCTTGAGCGTGTTAGACAGATAAAAAGTCGTCTAGTTGCAATTTCTGGACGCGTGCAGAAG GTGAGAGATGAACTTGAACATCTGCTGGACGATGACAATGATATGGCTGAAATGTATTTGACAGAAAAGATTTATGCTTATGCAGCAGATCAAACATCTTCAATAGAGGAAGTATATGATGGTGAACAAGAAGTAGATGATGACAG TGTTGATGATTCCAAATCTGGAGATGACTCTGAAATCTACACCAGCTCTAAGCCAAATGTCGAGGAGTTGGAGATGCTTTTAGAGGCCTATTTTGCACAGATAGACGGAACCTTACAGAAACTATCCCAT aTGCGTGACTACGTGGACGACACAGAGGACTTCATCAACATAATGTTGGATGACAAGCAGAATCAGCTGCTACAGATGGGAGTGATGCTTGGTGCTGCAAACATGATACTCAATGCAGGCATTGTGGTCGTAGGACTGTTTGGAATGAACATTCATATAGAACTCTTTGATGGTAAACCAATACAATTCTTGGAGGCTGTGATTGGTGCATGTGGAGGATGTGTTGCTCTATTTATAGTTGCTTTAGGATGgggtaagaagaaaaatatactGGCTCTTTAG